One segment of Macrotis lagotis isolate mMagLag1 chromosome 1, bilby.v1.9.chrom.fasta, whole genome shotgun sequence DNA contains the following:
- the KLK5 gene encoding kallikrein-5 codes for MMPPVGFLWTWTLALLMSVLIMGDPGQKNGAHPENEACLDQGSPQQDRSSTDPMEPCQDTNTVRDTTDRILQGIECQPRTQPWQAALFLKPDRLFCGAVLIHPQWVITAAHCQKPNYIVVLGRYCLHGSEESQKILSGVQSFPHPNYTRPAHSNDLMLIKLNTKVSVSKSIRPINISTQAPTAGTTCIVSGWGTTSSPQVHYPEALQCLNVTILSQKACQKAYPGEINSSMFCAGDEQGKDSCQGDSGGPVVCNEVLQGLVSWGDIPCGQPNRPGVYTNLYQYNQWINSIIKNN; via the exons ATGATGCCTCCAGTGGGTTTCCTTTGGACCTGGACCCTGGCACTTTTGATGTCAGTGTTGATCATGGGAGACCCAG gccaGAAGAATGGGGCCCACCCGGAGAACGAGGCCTGCCTGGATCAAGGGAGCCCTCAGCAGGACAGGAGCAGCACAGATCCGATGGAACCCTGCCAGGACACCAATACTGTTCGGGATACTACCGATCGCATCTTACAAGGCATAGAATGTCAACCCCGAACCCAACCCTGGCAGGCAGCTTTGTTTCTGAAGCCAGACAGACTCTTTTGTGGGGCAGTACTGATCCATCCACAGTGGGTGATCACAGCTGCACATTGCCAGAAACC CAACTACATTGTTGTCCTGGGCCGGTATTGCCTCCATGGGTCTGAGGAGAGCCAGAAGATTCTGAGTGGTGTCCAATCCTTTCCCCATCCCAACTATACCCGGCCAGCTCACTCTAATGACCTCATGTTAATTAAATTGAACACAAAGGTCTCAGTCTCAAAAAGCATCAGACCCATCAACATCTCAACTCAAGCTCCAACTGCTGGGACCACCTGCATTGTCTCAGGTTGGGGGACTACAAGCAGCCCTCAGG TCCACTATCCTGAAGCCCTGCAGTGTCTTAATGtcacaatcctatctcagaaggCCTGCCAGAAGGCCTACCCTGGAGAGATCAATTCTAGCATGTTCTGTGCTGGAGATGAACAGGGCAAGGACTCCTGTCAG GGTGATTCGGGGGGCCCTGTGGTCTGCAATGAAGTGCTTCAAGGCCTGGTATCCTGGGGGGATATTCCCTGTGGACAACCCAACAGGCCTGGTGTCTACACCAACCTCTACCAATACAACCAATGGATCAATAGCATCATCAAAAACAACTGA